One part of the Flavobacterium johnsoniae UW101 genome encodes these proteins:
- a CDS encoding Crp/Fnr family transcriptional regulator: MLTSLFDHIQKFIILEPSEIDILESYLGVTKVKKKEHLLQEGQVCNTLYFMLKGCMRQYIINSKGSEQTLQFAIENWWITDYLSYHNHIASNFYLQAVENSEIIAIDKTVFEALLIEIPNLERYFRIVTQKSFGAMQMRIKYLFTMSAEERYHHFNDHFPEFVQRVPQYMLASYLDFSAEFMSKIRDGKV; this comes from the coding sequence ATGCTCACTTCTCTTTTTGATCATATACAGAAATTTATAATACTAGAACCATCAGAAATTGATATTTTAGAATCATACCTGGGTGTCACTAAAGTCAAAAAGAAAGAGCACTTATTACAGGAAGGACAAGTTTGCAATACCTTATATTTTATGTTAAAGGGCTGTATGCGCCAGTACATCATCAATTCTAAAGGAAGTGAGCAGACACTGCAGTTTGCAATTGAAAATTGGTGGATTACCGATTATTTGAGTTATCATAACCACATAGCATCCAATTTTTATCTGCAGGCTGTTGAAAATTCGGAAATAATAGCTATTGATAAAACTGTTTTTGAAGCACTCCTAATTGAAATTCCGAATCTGGAGAGGTATTTCAGAATCGTTACTCAAAAAAGTTTTGGCGCTATGCAAATGCGAATTAAGTACTTATTTACAATGTCAGCCGAAGAAAGGTATCATCATTTTAATGATCATTTCCCTGAATTTGTACAACGTGTACCACAATATATGCTTGCCTCCTATTTAGATTTTTCGGCTGAATTTATGAGTAAAATAAGAGATGGGAAAGTCTGA
- a CDS encoding carboxymuconolactone decarboxylase family protein, whose translation MKSRIVIPNVAPEAYNALLNLEKYISSTSLTPVHKELIKIRASQINGCAYCINMHSADARKHGISEQRIYLTSAWREADVYTEEEKAILALTEQVTLISNHVSDEVYQNAARLFDEKYLAEIILAIITINSWNRLAITTGLRAV comes from the coding sequence ATGAAATCAAGAATTGTTATCCCAAACGTTGCTCCAGAAGCATATAATGCTTTATTAAACCTGGAAAAATATATTTCATCTACTTCATTAACTCCAGTACACAAGGAATTAATTAAAATACGCGCTTCTCAAATAAATGGCTGTGCTTATTGCATAAACATGCACAGTGCTGATGCAAGAAAACATGGAATTTCTGAACAAAGAATATACCTAACAAGTGCATGGCGTGAAGCTGATGTTTATACCGAAGAAGAGAAAGCAATATTAGCTTTAACAGAACAAGTAACTTTAATCAGCAACCATGTTTCTGATGAAGTTTATCAAAATGCAGCTCGTTTATTTGATGAAAAATATCTTGCCGAAATTATTCTCGCCATCATTACAATTAACTCATGGAACAGATTAGCTATTACAACAGGTTTGAGAGCTGTATAA